The following are from one region of the Hemitrygon akajei chromosome 6, sHemAka1.3, whole genome shotgun sequence genome:
- the pop7 gene encoding ribonuclease P protein subunit p20, with translation MADRATGTPHLGPVSDSAVDMDPVEYTLRKRLPHKLPRRKNDVYINMKTDFKAQLARCQKMLESGGFSEICIHGLGLAINRAINIALQLQAASFGALQIAANTSTVELVDDLEPELDEGEAVTRTRNNSAIHIRVFLVLPKGEKAEAINP, from the coding sequence ATGGCGGACCGAGCCACCGGGACTCCACACCTGGGGCCAGTATCAGATAGCGCTGTGGATATGGACCCGGTGGAGTACACGCTCCGTAAGCGCCTTCCCCACAAGTTGCCCAGGCGCAAGAACGACGTCTACATCAACATGAAGACGGACTTCAAGGCGCAGTTGGCGCGCTgccagaagatgctggagagtgGCGGCTTCAGCGAGATCTGCATCCACGGCCTGGGGCTGGCCATCAACCGTGCCATCAACATCGCCCTGCAGCTGCAGGCGGCCAGCTTTGGCGCGCTGCAGATTGCGGCCAACACCTCCACCGTTGAGCTAGTCGACGACTTGGAGCCTGAGCTGGACGAGGGTGAAGCAGTGACTCGCACCAGGAATAACTCTGCCATCCACATTCGGGTCTTCCTGGTGCTCCCCAAGGGTGAGAAAGCTGAAGCGATTAACCCCTGA